The region TAACGTCAGTAATAGCCTAGCGGCCCAACCCAGCTAGCCTGATCCGGCTAAACAGCTGATATTGATTATTGAGCATTCCTGAGTTTTCCACAGTAACGCGCTCGGAAAATAAAAGGGTCGGATCATTTTGCCCGGCTGACTGGTTGCAACACGGCGAATAGCTACGGTCCGACTTCGACCGCAGCTATTCATGGGCACATCTCGGTTCGTTCTGCCATTTACAGGGCATCGTCAACTTCAAATCGTTGGTACCTGACGGCGCTCTCAAGCTTCGTATGATTGAGTCGTCGATCATGCCTCGTTAAAGGACAGCTTTCGGCCAAAAGCAGTCGCTCATGAACGACCACTTCCGAAAGCAGGGAACCTGACCTATGAGGTCAGTCGAAGCACTCCCCCCACGCAACGAACCCCCAATTTACGGATCAAAGAAGCTACTTGCGAAAGCGATCATCAAATCGCAGGCATTAAAAAACCCGCAGACATTGGGAGTCGCGTGAGAACGTCCTGCAAATAGGCATATGGATTATGTCCATTCAGCCGCGCAGTTTTGGATCAAATTCATGATGCCCTGAGAAAATTAGACCTCCACACTTTTCAAGCGCTCGAGTGCTCCCATCCAAGCACGGTGCAGGTAAAACCCCATAACTCCTTCACTCATATTATCAATCAGCTCTGCGTCACGAAGGGCCTGGAGAAAGCCTTTCCCTGTGTGAAGATGTGTATGGGCTAACGCATCACTGCGCGCGCGCTGGATATTTAGCAGCAAACTGTACCACGTGGTCTTGGTACGTATATTAAGTAGCTCGAACGAACTTTCAAATACAAATAAATCTTTAGCCATCATAAGATGGTTCTACATAAGCAGGTATGTATCAACGATTACCGACCCCATTAAAAAGTAGCCTTGAATTAATTACCCATACATTGAATACCAACAACACCCAAAGTTACATGTTTACAACTGGAGTTTGGATCTAGATCCGAGGTTTATGGCGCCTGCACTGTTGCGCTACCATCATGATAGTGACCGTTATCATCAATCAGCGTGTAATTTACCGCCAGTCCGATTGAGCCGCCGAGGTGGAATGCTTCCAGTGAGTAAGCCTTGTCACTGAGAGGTGGGGTCATCATGTCGGGTGTCTTGGCCACTGGTTGATCGTGCCCTTGAGCCACTAAGCGTAGTGAAGAGAACGATGCGTGATACGGCGTTGGGTTGTGACATATCAGTACCCATCCATCGCTCTGCTGCTTTAGGCTAAAGGTCAGCGTGGCGGCCATCTGTTCAGGCGTGCTAGGCAAGTTGGCCGGGCGGTAAAAAACTTTCATTTGCGTGTTCATGGCCACCGCGACTTGAGTGGCGATCAGAGGCGCGCTGGCTTTGGCAGGCGGAATCTCGTAAATGTTTAACCAACTGACAGACTCTCGGTCTTTTGGCAACGAGCTGCCATCATAAACAATGCGCAAACCTTGCAAGGCCCCTGGCTGCAGGCGGAACACAGAGGGTAAGGCGACCATTGTTGATACGGTATTTTCCGGGGCTTGATTACCCTCGCCGTTATCGACCCAGGTTTGTACAACCACCGGGTAGGCATTGGTATTGGCGAGCATCAGTGAGCGTTGGGATTGTCCTTCATCGAAAATCAGACGGGTTTTTTCGGGCATAACTCCCGCCTGAGCGGTTTGAGCCACACTCACAGTGAGAAATGCCCAGATCAGCAGTGGGGCGAGTTTGTGCCTGATCATTGCACTTTCACCAATACATAGGCTGTCGCGTTAACTTTCCCCGGCTTAGCCGTCAAACCGGGCAGCGCACTGAGGGTTGCAGTGATGGTTTGCGAGTAAGTGGTGTATCCCGACATATTGCTACCGCTGCTGCTGGCGCCCGCCAGTACCGGGTACCATCCACCTGAGGCACCCGTGCCAGTGCTCGACCACCCCAAAAAGTTCATGGCAGTGCCGTTACTGGCGTTTTGCAGACTGATACCGACCCCGGTAGCCACTGAGGAGTCGGTACCATAGCCGTTGGATAGCAGATGAGTGACTCCGCCACCACTGGTAACGAGGCCCATAGATTGAGCTTGTGTATAGGCGCTCTGAGCAACTTGAATACCCAGCGCAGTCTGATTGGTGGCGGTACCTGAACTGGTAGTGTTGCTGCATTCAAGGTCTATGGTGAAGTCACTACTGCGAGTCATGCCCTGGTTAAGCTCCGAGGCGGTTATTGGCATAAAGGTCACTACCGGCGTGACATTACGAGCCACGCAAGTGGCGGTATAGCTGATGGAGGCCGCCGAGCGCATCCCGAAGGCAACACCGTTAAGCTGCCCCCAGAAAGCGATGGCTTTATTGGAGTCAGAGCCTACCGGATCAGAAGCGATACCGCCGCCGCGGAACTGGATATAACCGTTGGGCTGGGTGCAAGTGTAGTTATAAGTACCAGCTCCCTCAGAGGGGGCCATGGCGGTGGTACACCAGTTACTGCCCGAGCCGGTTCTGGGTGGAAGGCTGGACACTCGGGCCAGATCGGCTTGAACCATGCTCAGGTGCTTGGCCTTGATCTGGATTTTGGTACCCACGGTGTCGTACGCGGTAATTTTAGCTTGCTGCCAGTAGCGGGAATACACCAGCCCCGAATTCAGATGAGTCAGCTTGATCCCGACATAAGGGAACCAGGTGGCATAGTAACCGGGCAGACCATCATTGATAGTTGCACCAGAGCCATTACCAATTTCCCAGTACCCCCCCACACGGTCGTCGCCATTGGTGGCGAACACTTCGTAGATGCTGTCTGCATCACTGAGATCGCACTCCCACATGACGGTTTCACTGGTCAGCCCGGTTGCCGCGGCTGGCGAAACCACGACTGAACCCAAGGGAGTGCCGACAGGTTGTAAGTAGGTGGATGACAGGTTGATCCGGCCGAAGGTCAACTGCGCCGAATTATTGTCCAACACCTGAGTCCCCCTGTAGATTCGCTTACACGTTGCCTGAGCGTCAGAAACAACAACCGCGCCGAAGGCCAGCAGCAGAGTGAGTAATGGCCGAGAGAAAGTCATAGGTAGCTCGTCGTCTGAAAAGGGATCACGGAATACGGCACTCGCTGTCGAGCTTGATCAACGCTTGGCTAACATCCAGGTGAGCCAGGTCGAAATTCATCGAGCACTGTTCACTAGGGTTTTCACCCCAGCGTACGCGCAGAGTGCCTTTGAGCTTGTCGGTGCGCAGGTAGGCCTGACTACCCTGACCAACCATGCCTATGATGCTGTTGCTGTCGTCCAGTACGTCGGCACCCATGGGCACGGCTTCGCCGTCACTGCGCAGGGCCTTGACCAAAATTGCGTTGCCGACGCGAGTTTTGAACGCCACCTTGACTGCCGCTCCGGCATAAGGTGCCACGCGGAGCTGACCGTTATCGAGCTCAGTTTTTTCATTCATGCCTTCCGGGTTGATGGCCACGGTGTTGTAACGGTAAGGCGTCAGTGACGGCACCAGGGCATAGCC is a window of Pseudomonas taetrolens DNA encoding:
- a CDS encoding fimbrial protein, encoding MLDNNSAQLTFGRINLSSTYLQPVGTPLGSVVVSPAAATGLTSETVMWECDLSDADSIYEVFATNGDDRVGGYWEIGNGSGATINDGLPGYYATWFPYVGIKLTHLNSGLVYSRYWQQAKITAYDTVGTKIQIKAKHLSMVQADLARVSSLPPRTGSGSNWCTTAMAPSEGAGTYNYTCTQPNGYIQFRGGGIASDPVGSDSNKAIAFWGQLNGVAFGMRSAASISYTATCVARNVTPVVTFMPITASELNQGMTRSSDFTIDLECSNTTSSGTATNQTALGIQVAQSAYTQAQSMGLVTSGGGVTHLLSNGYGTDSSVATGVGISLQNASNGTAMNFLGWSSTGTGASGGWYPVLAGASSSGSNMSGYTTYSQTITATLSALPGLTAKPGKVNATAYVLVKVQ
- a CDS encoding fimbrial biogenesis chaperone, coding for MPEKTRLIFDEGQSQRSLMLANTNAYPVVVQTWVDNGEGNQAPENTVSTMVALPSVFRLQPGALQGLRIVYDGSSLPKDRESVSWLNIYEIPPAKASAPLIATQVAVAMNTQMKVFYRPANLPSTPEQMAATLTFSLKQQSDGWVLICHNPTPYHASFSSLRLVAQGHDQPVAKTPDMMTPPLSDKAYSLEAFHLGGSIGLAVNYTLIDDNGHYHDGSATVQAP
- a CDS encoding transposase domain-containing protein produces the protein MNGHNPYAYLQDVLTRLPMSAGFLMPAI